A stretch of DNA from Myxococcales bacterium:
TCGAGGCCGCGGCCGCGCTGTTTCGCGCGGGCAAGGTCGAACGATTGCTCGCGAGTGGAGCGAGTCGTGGGGCAGACATCAACGAAGTGACCAGTATGAAACAAGCCTTGATCGAGGCGGGAGTGCCCGCCGACTGCATCGTCTGCGATCACCACGGGTACCGGACCATCGACAGCGTGTTGCGCGCTCAACTCGTTTATGGCCAGGACCGTCTGACGATCATCTCGCAGCCGTTTCACAACCAGCGCGCCCTCTACCTGGCCGAGCATCGCGGCATCGACGCAGTTGGTTTCAATGCTGCGGATGTGCTTCCACCCCGAGGACGAAAAGTGCGATTCCGAGAATTCTTTGCGCGCATGCGCGTCGTGATCG
This window harbors:
- a CDS encoding YdcF family protein codes for the protein MWLFLFVVLPLAVVFGSVALVYTAQTIPKRFRGRCYDDVVQIPANRVGLVLGCARNLRSGRPNLYFTKRIEAAAALFRAGKVERLLASGASRGADINEVTSMKQALIEAGVPADCIVCDHHGYRTIDSVLRAQLVYGQDRLTIISQPFHNQRALYLAEHRGIDAVGFNAADVLPPRGRKVRFREFFARMRVVIDIHINHTQPRVLGKREPL